In Spirosoma sp. KUDC1026, the sequence GCCGATTTCCGACCGGGCCTTTACGCAGCAATGACGTTCTGGGTTGCCCTGCTCCTTACGATCAACTATTACTTTGATCTGGAGGATTCTTACATCGATGCGTTCCAGGGCGATCCACGCTGGCCAGCTCTGTATTTTCTGCTTTACGCAACGGTCTATTACGGTAGCGTTGGTATCTGGTCGTATTACTGCCAACGACCGGAGCCGTGGCGCAATCGTAAGTTCTGGTTACGTAGTAGTACCGCGCTGATTTGCTACTCCATATACTCTGGTTTTTACGCACATAGTCATTGGAGCCGGCAACTCTTCGACGGGCATATTTACGTCTTTGCGTACTACTGCCTGCATAATCTTCAGTCAATCCTGACGATCATATTACCCCTATACCTTTTCTATAGATTCATCGACCGGCCGCAGGGCCAGTTATCTAGCTTTTATGGCCTGGCACCCAGTAAAAAAGGCTTGGCGCTCTATGCGGTCCTGCTCGGTTTAATGATTCCGCTGATTGCGTTCGCTTCCGTTCAGCCCGATTTTCTGGCTTCGTACCCGACGTATCATGACACGAACGCCAATGAATTCTTCGGCGTCTCCGAGTGGGTAACAGCCTTAATCTATGAGCTTTGCTACGGCTGGGACTTTGTTCCTACCGAGCTACTCTTTCGCGGCTTTCTGGTTATCGGTATGGGTCAGGTACTGGGCCGGGGGGCCGTGTTGCCGATGGTGGTCTGGTACTGTTCCATCCACTTCGGCAGACCATTGGGCGAAGCGATTTCGTCCATTTTTGGCGGCTATCTATTGGGGATGCTGGCCCTGAGTACCCGCAGCATCTGGGGTGGGCTGCTCATTCACATCGGCATTGCCTGGAGTATGGAGCTGGCGGCATTTCTGCAGAAAATCCATACAGTGTGATCAGAGTTCGGTTGAGATTATTCATTCAGGCAACCGCTGAACCCGGAGCAACTGTCCGTTTAGGAACCCCTGTGGTAAGCAGTCATCTACGCGCTGGGCTAATGCTTGAAAATCAGCATCCACTTTACAAATGATAATACCAGCGTGTTTAGGTTGTTGGCTATGTAGCTTAATAAAGTCTTTTCGGTTCAAGGTTACCAGGCATCGATCCATTGACGTAGACAGGCGTAATACCTCACCATCAGGAATAGCCTGACCAGCCAGCCCAAGCTCTAGTAAGGTTTGAATGTCGTGCCCCAGATCACGTAAGAATTCGACGGCAGGCTTCGGAAAGTTTTCATCAGCAAGCAGACGAGCCATCAATCCAGATCGTTTTCGGCAATGGCGTTATAAATCTCGACGGAGTTCGCACGCACGTATGCCCAAGCGTTTGTCAAATCAGCTGCTCGGAGAGCAGGGTAGGCATTCAGTAAATCAGCTTCAGTAGCACCAAGTCGACGTGTCTGTTCGAGTAGCCACACCGGAATTCGAGTGCGAACGACATACGCCTGTCCCCCCAGCACACCGGGCTCGCGCTCAATGCCCGCAAAAGTATTGCCCAGGTCCTGCACAATCCATTGGAGAACCTGAGCCTTTTCGGCCTTCGACAGTCGATTTAGTAATTCTTCGGCTTCTAGAACAGCTGTACTCATGGTATAAAGCTATTGTTTTTATCCCAAACTCACCAGTTCCTTAAGTTCATCATCATTCAGATCCCCCAGCCAGGTTTCGCCGGTTTTGACGCTGAGGTCGGCGAGTTCTTTTTTGCTGCGGATCATGGCGTCAATTTTCTCTTCCAGCGTTCCCTGATTCATCAGGCGGTACACCAGTACGTTCTTCGTCTGCCCGATCCGGAAAGCGCGGTCGGTAGCCTGTGCCTCAACGGCAGGGTTCCACCACAGGTCGTAGTGAATAACATGGTTCGCCTGGGTTAGGTTAAGCCCTGTCCCCCCCGCTTTCAGCGACAGAATAAAGGTGTGATCCGAGCGATTTTTCTGGAACTGCTCAACCATCTCGTCCCGGTCGGCACGCGAAGTACCCCCGTGCAGAAAAAGCGGTTCCTGACCAAACGCCTGCTGGATGAACTGCTTCAACAACTCGCCCATTTCTTTGTATTGGGTAAAAATGAGCACTTTTTCGTGGTTGGCGTAAATGGTTTCGAGCAGGTTGAGCAATAAGGTAGCTTTGCCGGATAACGCGGGTGCGTCATTCCCCCGTTTCAGGTATTGGTGCGGATGATTACCGATCTGCTTCAATGCCGTCATCAGTTTTAGCACCAGCCCCCGGCGGGCAATGCCTTCCTTGTCCTCAATAGCGCGCAGACTTTCCTGAACCACGCTCTGGTAGAGAGCCGCCTGCTCCGTCGTGAGCGCACAGAATTGGTTGTTCTCAATCTTATCGGGCAGGTCGCTGATGATGCTCCGGTCCGTTTTTACCCGACGTAACAAAAACGGACTCGTAATCCGCCGGAACTGGTCAAGTTTCTGCTGATCGCGTTCCTGCTGAATTGGTTTCCCGAACTCTTCGTTGAATTTGGTTAATCCGCCCAGATACCCCTTATTCACGAAGTCCATGATGCTCCAGAACTCCGACAGCCGGTTTTCGACGGGCGTACCACTCAGCGCCAGCCGGATCGGGGCTTTCAGCGCTTTTACGGCTTTGGTTTGTTCGGTATCAGCATTTTTAATATTCTGCGCTTCGTCAATAACGACTACTGCCCAGGTCATTTTCTTCAGCGTTTCCAGGTCGCTGCGTACTACACCGTACGTAGTGAGCAGGAGATCGTACGCATCGTCGCCAGCCTTACTATCGGTCAGTTTCCGGTTCGGGCCGTGGTAGATCTTCACCCGCAGATCGGGCGCAAAACGGGCTACCTCCTTTTGCCAGTTGGTGAGCAACGTAGTGGGCAATACCACCAGCCCCTTTTGTTTTTTGAAGCGGCCTTCCTGTTTCAGCTTGAGCAGGAACGTAATGACCTGCAGAGTTTTACCCAGCCCCATATCATCGGCTAGCAGGCTTCCCATTCCCAGCGCGGTGTTCTTCACCAGCCAGTCGTACCCACGCTGCTGATAGGGCCGCAGCTGCGCGTTCAGAAAATCGGGTAATGATTGAGCCGGACTATCGGTAAACTGCTTGATCAGCGCCCGAACATCGGACGAAAGGCCCAGGCGTGCCCCTTTGTATTCTTCCGTCAGCGCGGCTCTGAGCAGGTCAGAGCCGGTTAGTTCGAGGGGATTTTCAAGTTGCTTGTAGAGTTTACTCAACTCGTTGGGATCAATCAGCACGTACTGATCCTTGATCTTAACCAGGCCGGTCGAATTACTCACCAGCTTCTGAAATTCCTTTACGCTGACCATCTCATCCCCCAGAGCCACCTGCCAATCAAAAGTCAGCATGTCATCCAGCCGCATGAACGCATCCGTAGCAGTCACTTTTGCTTTCAGCCGCCCCCCCGCCTGCGGGCGCACCCAGTGCTGCAGCGACCGGGGCAATAGCAGCGAAATACCCAGTAACTGCATCCGGGGTAATGTATCGAGCAGCACCTTTACGAACGCTTCCGGCTCATACGCCAGATAAGCGGGGCCGTCGGTTTGGGTGAGTTTAGCTAAATCCGGAAAGTGGCGCGACAGTACCAGCAGGTCCTGCAACACGGCGACCCGGATTCGGGCGTATTTTTTCTGACTCAGCAGTTCAGGTAGTGGAACGGGGGCATTTTCCGTGCTCTCACGGTCTCGAATCAGCAAACTCAGCCGGAACTCGGTCCCGAGTTCGCTGTCCTCAACGACCAGCATGGGTACAAAGCGTTTCTGCGTCAGGAAGAAATCATTGAGCCAAAGCTGAATGGCCAGCGGCATCTCCTTCCGGCCAAAACCTTCAAAACGTAACGTTTCCACCCCGAAGAACAACCGATCAGCATCTTCCAGTGGCCAGCGTTCCCAAAGCTCAATGGTGGTTGGTTTGATCGTCCGGCGCAGGAACAGCGAACATAGCGTTAACACCTGCTGCTCATCCGGCAGGGCCAGCCATTCTTTTTGCCAGCGTACGGTTAGCAACGTGGGTGGCAACTGCGTTGCGAGTTGCTGGGTCAGCCGACGAACACTTTCGTTGACGATAGCGGGCATCCAGCGCACCCGGTACTGTTCTTCGGCTGCCCCAACCCGGAGCAATTGCGGCACCACCGCCCCCCGACGTAACAATACCGCCGAAAACTGCTGCGTCAGGTACAGCGCCCGGACCGAATCACTCATTTCGTCCCAGTCGGCATCGGTCAACGTACTAAGCCAATGCGTCAGGTTACTCATCGAGAAATCAGCCAATGTCCGCTGGTCGCCATGCTCGCTGAACACACTGATCTTTTTAACCTTCATCGTTTCATCGAGCTGCAACTCGATGCTGTCGCTTGGATCAGGGTTCGCAAATTCACCGGTAATTTCTTCGGCCACCGGGCGGCTGAAAAGTCGATACGCTTTGGTCAGGGATTTAAAAAAGTCGCCTTTGGCAAACGTAACGTCCGGCGACAGCAGACCCAGCAACTGCTCGGTCAGAGTAGGCACGGTAGCATAATCGAGCGAAGCCCGAACGCCGGCTTCCGGTTTCCAGTCTTCGTCGTCGGGCAAATCTTCGGTGCCCAGATCATGAAAGGAAAGTACACTTTCCAGCGACCCGCCCCCCGTTTCAATCTGGTCTTTCTGAAGCTCGGCCAGAATATCCAGCCCCTTCAGCAAGAATACCTGAAACGGATTTCGGTCGATCTCGTTGGCAATAACGTAGATAACGGCCGCCAGGTGTTTGCAGGGAACGGCCGCATCGGGGCAGGAACAGCCCATCGCCAGGTCCCGGAACGACTCCGGGAACAAATCAATGCGTTGGTCATTAGCGAAAGCAACCAGCTCCGGCGGTAGTTTTCGGTTCAGCAGTTGCGCCAGCATGGCCGGATTTCGACGCACTTCAGTTAGTAGGCTTCCTTTTTCGGCATCCGAAAAGAGCGGTACAGACAATTTCGTCCGATACGGCCGGGGAGCGGCACCTTTGATCGA encodes:
- a CDS encoding DUF433 domain-containing protein; amino-acid sequence: MSTAVLEAEELLNRLSKAEKAQVLQWIVQDLGNTFAGIEREPGVLGGQAYVVRTRIPVWLLEQTRRLGATEADLLNAYPALRAADLTNAWAYVRANSVEIYNAIAENDLD
- a CDS encoding DUF5615 family PIN-like protein, whose translation is MARLLADENFPKPAVEFLRDLGHDIQTLLELGLAGQAIPDGEVLRLSTSMDRCLVTLNRKDFIKLHSQQPKHAGIIICKVDADFQALAQRVDDCLPQGFLNGQLLRVQRLPE
- a CDS encoding CPBP family intramembrane glutamic endopeptidase — its product is MKALLRDLRDHIQADFRPGLYAAMTFWVALLLTINYYFDLEDSYIDAFQGDPRWPALYFLLYATVYYGSVGIWSYYCQRPEPWRNRKFWLRSSTALICYSIYSGFYAHSHWSRQLFDGHIYVFAYYCLHNLQSILTIILPLYLFYRFIDRPQGQLSSFYGLAPSKKGLALYAVLLGLMIPLIAFASVQPDFLASYPTYHDTNANEFFGVSEWVTALIYELCYGWDFVPTELLFRGFLVIGMGQVLGRGAVLPMVVWYCSIHFGRPLGEAISSIFGGYLLGMLALSTRSIWGGLLIHIGIAWSMELAAFLQKIHTV
- a CDS encoding DEAD/DEAH box helicase; this translates as MAERITYGKTWWGQQWLNALTNIDMANRLPRGKTYANKGAVQNLAISGNQISASIKGAAPRPYRTKLSVPLFSDAEKGSLLTEVRRNPAMLAQLLNRKLPPELVAFANDQRIDLFPESFRDLAMGCSCPDAAVPCKHLAAVIYVIANEIDRNPFQVFLLKGLDILAELQKDQIETGGGSLESVLSFHDLGTEDLPDDEDWKPEAGVRASLDYATVPTLTEQLLGLLSPDVTFAKGDFFKSLTKAYRLFSRPVAEEITGEFANPDPSDSIELQLDETMKVKKISVFSEHGDQRTLADFSMSNLTHWLSTLTDADWDEMSDSVRALYLTQQFSAVLLRRGAVVPQLLRVGAAEEQYRVRWMPAIVNESVRRLTQQLATQLPPTLLTVRWQKEWLALPDEQQVLTLCSLFLRRTIKPTTIELWERWPLEDADRLFFGVETLRFEGFGRKEMPLAIQLWLNDFFLTQKRFVPMLVVEDSELGTEFRLSLLIRDRESTENAPVPLPELLSQKKYARIRVAVLQDLLVLSRHFPDLAKLTQTDGPAYLAYEPEAFVKVLLDTLPRMQLLGISLLLPRSLQHWVRPQAGGRLKAKVTATDAFMRLDDMLTFDWQVALGDEMVSVKEFQKLVSNSTGLVKIKDQYVLIDPNELSKLYKQLENPLELTGSDLLRAALTEEYKGARLGLSSDVRALIKQFTDSPAQSLPDFLNAQLRPYQQRGYDWLVKNTALGMGSLLADDMGLGKTLQVITFLLKLKQEGRFKKQKGLVVLPTTLLTNWQKEVARFAPDLRVKIYHGPNRKLTDSKAGDDAYDLLLTTYGVVRSDLETLKKMTWAVVVIDEAQNIKNADTEQTKAVKALKAPIRLALSGTPVENRLSEFWSIMDFVNKGYLGGLTKFNEEFGKPIQQERDQQKLDQFRRITSPFLLRRVKTDRSIISDLPDKIENNQFCALTTEQAALYQSVVQESLRAIEDKEGIARRGLVLKLMTALKQIGNHPHQYLKRGNDAPALSGKATLLLNLLETIYANHEKVLIFTQYKEMGELLKQFIQQAFGQEPLFLHGGTSRADRDEMVEQFQKNRSDHTFILSLKAGGTGLNLTQANHVIHYDLWWNPAVEAQATDRAFRIGQTKNVLVYRLMNQGTLEEKIDAMIRSKKELADLSVKTGETWLGDLNDDELKELVSLG